A window of Mangifera indica cultivar Alphonso chromosome 11, CATAS_Mindica_2.1, whole genome shotgun sequence contains these coding sequences:
- the LOC123229843 gene encoding protein translocase subunit SECA2, chloroplastic isoform X2, producing MSTAPALLSINLLKPSLPQPRSPTVLSAKPPLFVFRFSSSPSFYSLQQRRFGRITPAAASVKENLGLYGKTLSDFMSLNNWVVRDYYRLVRDVNAFEPWIQTLSDEQLTAKTAEFKQRLRLGETLADIQAEAFAVVREAARRKLGMRHFDVQIIGGAVLHDGSIAEMKTGEGKTLVSTLAAYLNALTGKGVHVVTVNDYLAQRDAEWMGRVHRFLGLSVGLIQRGMTAKERRSNYQCDITYTNNSELGFDYLRDNLAASSEELVMRWPKPFHFAIVDEVDSVLIDEGRNPLLISGEASEDAARYPVAAKVAELLVRDIHYKVELKDNSVELTEEGIALTEMALETNDLWNENDPWARFVMNALKAKEFFRQDVQYIVRNGKALIINELTGRVEETRRWSDGIHQAVEAKEGLKIQADSVVVAQITYQSLFKLYPKLSGMTGTAKTEEKEFLKMFQMPVIEVPTNLPNIRIDLPIQAFATARGKWEYVRQEVEYMFRLGRPVLVGTTSVENSEYLSHLLKQRKIPHSVLNARPKYAAREAEIVAQAGRKYAITISTNMAGRGTDIILGGNPKMLAKEIIEDSLLSFLTQEGPDFEVDDKALSQKVLSKIKVGSSSLALLAKAALMAKYVGKSEGKNWTYQKAKSIISESVEMSQSMDLEELRRLIDEQSEMYPLGPSIALTYLSVLKDCEVHCFNEGSEVKKLGGLHVIGTSLHESRRIDNQLRGRAGRQGDPGSTRFMVSLQDEMFQKFNFDTEWAVKLISKITDDEDTPIEGDVILKQLLALQINAEKYFFGIRKSLVEFDEVLEVQRKHVYDLRQLILTGDNESCSQHILQYMQAVVDEIVLGNVDPVKHPKHWSLDELLKEFIAIGGKLLHGITKEALLKSLAEPDKLTIDVNNFYFPDLPKPPNAFRGIRKKSSLLKRWLAICSDDLTKEGRYKANTYLLRKYLGDFLIASYLDVVQGSCHDDIYVKEIERAVLVKTLDYFWRDHLVNMNRLSSAVNVRSFGHRNPLEEYKIDGCRFFISMLSATRRLTVEILLQYWSSPMESQELFSS from the exons ATGAGCACAGCACCTGCTCTTCTCTCTATAAACCTGCTAAAACCATCTCTTCCTCAACCTAGAAGCCCTACTGTTCTCTCTGCCAAACCACCTCTCTTCGTTTTCCGTTTCTCTTCATCTCCCTCTTTTTATTCCCTCCAACAACGCCGTTTCGGTCGCATTACTCCTGCTGCAGCATCTGTTAAG GAGAATTTGGGTCTTTATGGGAAGACTTTGAGTGATTTTATGAGCTTGAACAATTGGGTTGTGAGGGATTATTATCGTCTTGTTAGAGATGTTAACGCGTTCGAGCCATGGATTCAGACTCTCTCAGATGAGCAG TTGACTGCAAAAACTGCCGAGTTTAAGCAAAGGCTGAGACTGGGAGAGACACTGGCAGATATTCAAGCGG AGGCTTTTGCTGTTGTTCGTGAAGCTGCTAGAAGGAAGCTTGGTATGCGCCACTTTGATGTGCAg attatcgGTGGGGCGGTGCTTCATGATGGGTCCATCGCTGAGATGAAAACTGGTGAGGGTAAAACATTGGTGTCTACATTGGCTGCATATCTTAATGCGCTGACTGGCAAGGGTGTCCATG TGGTAACTGTTAATGATTACCTCGCACAGCGTGATGCTGAATGGATGGGTCGAGTTCATCGTTTCCTAGGTCTTTCAGTTGGTCTTATTCAG CGAGGGATGACAGCTAAAGAGAGGAGATCCAATTACCAGTGTGATATAACATACACGAATAATTCT GAACTTGGCTTTGATTATTTACGAGATAATCTTGCTGCAAGCAGCGAAGAACTTGTGATGCGATG GCCAAAGCCATTTCACTTTGCAATAGTTGATGAAGTTGATTCTGTACTCATTGATGAAGGAAGAAATCCATTATTAATAAGTGGTGAG GCTAGTGAAGATGCTGCACGATATCCAGTAGCTGCTAAAGTAGCCGAACTGCTTGTCCGGGACATT CATTACAAGGTGGAGCTTAAGGATAATTCAGTGGAGTTGACCGAGGAAGGAATAGCCCTTACTGAGATGGCACTTGAAACAAATGATCTGTGGAATGAAAATGATCCCTGGGCAAG ATTTGTAATGAATGCACTGAAAGCTAAAGAGTTTTTTCGGCAGGATGTACAGTACATAGTTAGAAATGGGAAGGCTCTGATTATAAATGAG CTTACAGGCAGAGTTGAAGAGACAAGGAGGTGGTCAGATGGAATTCACCAGGCTGTAGAGGCTAAAGAAGGTTTGAAGATTCAg GCCGATTCCGTTGTTGTGGCACAAATCACATATCAATCACTGTTTAAGCTCTACCCAAAGTTGTCCGGGATGACTGGTACCGCAAAAACTGAA GAGAAGGAATTCTTGAAAATGTTTCAGATGCCAGTTATTGAAGTGCCCACAAATCTTCCAAATATTCGTATAGATTTACCCATACAAGCTTTTGCT ACTGCTCGTGGAAAATGGGAATATGTTCGTCAAGAAGTTGAATACATGTTCAGATTAGGACGCCCTGTTTTGGTTGGGACCACTAG TGTTGAAAATTCCGAGTATTTGTCTCATCTGCTGAAGCAACGGAAAATACCACACAGTGTCCTAAATGCGAGACCTAAG TATGCTGCTAGGGAAGCTGAAATTGTTGCCCAAGCAGGGAGAAAATATGCTATTACAATTTCTACAAATATGGCTGGTAGAGGAACTGACATAATACTGGGAGGAAATCCAAAG ATGCTtgcaaaagaaattatagagGATAGCTTGCTTTCATTTCTGACACAAGAGGGTCCTGATTTCGAAGTTGATGACAAGGCACTCTCACAGAAG GTATTGTCAAAGATAAAGGTTGGATCATCATCATTAGCTTTGCTAGCTAAGGCTGCATTGatgg CTAAATATGTTGGTAAAAGTGAGGGTAAGAACTGGACATATCAGAAGGCAAAATCAATTATCTCAGAATCTGTGGAAATGAGTCAGTCAATGGATTTGGAAGAGTTACGGAGGCTTATCGATGAACAGTCTGAAATGTACCCACTTGGCCCTAGCATAGCACTTACTTATCTCTCTGTTCTAAAAGACTGTGAAGTTCACTGTTTCAATGAAGGATCTGAAGTTAAAAAGCTTGGGGGGCTTCATGTTATTGGAACATCTTTGCACGAGTCTCGAAGAATAGATAACCAG CTTCGTGGTAGAGCTGGACGGCAAGGCGATCCTGGATCAACGCGGTTTATGGTGAG CTTGCAAGATGAGAtgtttcaaaagtttaattttgatactgAGTGGGCTGTGAAACTTATTTCAAAGATTACTGATGATGAGGATACACCAATTGAGGGTGATGTAATTTTGAAACAG CTTTTGGCCCTGCAAATCAATGCAGAAAAGTACTTCTTTGGCATAAGAAAGAGCTTGGTTGAGTTTGATGAAGTCTTAGAG GTTCAAAGGAAGCATGTCTATGACCTTAGGCAATTGATTTTGACAGGTGATAATGAGAGTTGTTCCCAACATATCCTCCA GTACATGCAAGCAGTGGTCGACGAAATTGTCCTTGGAAACGTAGATCCAGTGAAG CATCCGAAACACTGGAGTTTGGATGAGCTTTTGAAAGAGTTTATCGCAATTGGAGGAAAGTTATTGCATG GGATCACCAAGGAAGCCTTGCTGAAATCTCTTGCAGAGCCGGATAAATTGACCATAGATGTAAACAACTTTTACTTTCCAGATTTGCCAAAGCCTCCAAATGCCTTCAGGGGAATACGTAAGAAGAGTTCTTTGTTGAAACGCTGGCTTGCTATTTGCTCAGATGATTTGACCAA GGAGGGAAGGTACAAGGCAAACACTTATCTTCTCCGCAAGTACCTTGGAGATTTTCTGATAGCTTCATATTTGGATGTTGTTCAAGGATCATgtcatgatgacatatatgtaAAAGAAATTGAG AGGGCAGTTCTTGTCAAGACTCTAGATTATTTCTGGCGAGATCATCTTGTAAACATGAACAGACTTAGCTCAGCG GTAAATGTAAGAAGTTTTGGGCACAGAAATCCTCTTGAAGAGTACAAGATTGATGGGTGTCGATTTTTCATCTCAATGCTCAGTGCAACTAGGAGGCTTACTGTAGAAATACTCTTGCAATATTGGTCATCTCCGATGGAGTCCCAAGAACTATTCTCATCATGA
- the LOC123229843 gene encoding protein translocase subunit SECA2, chloroplastic isoform X3 — protein MEMPECPVCLQSYDSDYTIPRVLACGHTCCESCLLKLPHRFPETIRCPACTVLVKYPPQGPSYLPKNIDLLRLIDSDAQKPHNSTKNVNSAPHLDFVPRSWSGEFYSFWKKYILCHDAVLIELKSGEDGGVCFGCLNQSQRVSLVKVGSLLSDDDSVFKYTYVVRVIECLSAMKEEERDELSFILKGSSKVSKLCRILGLWGDLEDGSLCLVCERLNQSLLESLGAVIDEDGMTSKGLFGLAMMGMEMCEALIGFNQQGLILGCLGFSCFSFDDFGHVFVDLNDVLVIGRKIVKSVVNVGCGGRRIGDKEIGALWSDLLESNVFLSPELLFQLLKKEGIEVEFGETRHLVGYGSDVWSLACILLGLLIGKKFNGELVSYIRLASAKAGEDNGLGMYTGWVDKVSSLLESKIGSELVFLQQLFCQCLNFDPGNRPLLIDMYRCMRELIIKCEFDKMIKYNETVNLENEGHCLVFGDLCHLPKGKLSTEEKDRSLAVENCDSTAIDRTGKPGVSKGLVDGLKEGNIKFKDMQGHLDCVTGLAVGGGFLFSSSFDKSVHVWSLQDSSHVHAFKGHEHKVMAVVYVDEEQPLCISGDSGGGIFVWSTSFPLGQEPIKKWNEPNDWRYSGIHALAISGKCLYTGSGDKTIKAWSLLDGVLSCTMSGHKSVVSTLAVSSGVLYSGSWDGTIRLWSLSDHSLLTVLEEVCMGNVYSILSLTANQHILVAAHENGSIKLWSNDVLMKSMQTHNGSILSICMEGKWLLTGGWDRTVSVQELMVDEFHVDIVPIGSIPCGSVITALCYWQGKIFVGCADRTLKENLGLYGKTLSDFMSLNNWVVRDYYRLVRDVNAFEPWIQTLSDEQLTAKTAEFKQRLRLGETLADIQAEAFAVVREAARRKLGMRHFDVQIIGGAVLHDGSIAEMKTGEGKTLVSTLAAYLNALTGKGVHVVTVNDYLAQRDAEWMGRVHRFLGLSVGLIQRGMTAKERRSNYQCDITYTNNSELGFDYLRDNLAASSEELVMRWPKPFHFAIVDEVDSVLIDEGRNPLLISGEASEDAARYPVAAKVAELLVRDIHYKVELKDNSVELTEEGIALTEMALETNDLWNENDPWARFVMNALKAKEFFRQDVQYIVRNGKALIINELTGRVEETRRWSDGIHQAVEAKEGLKIQADSVVVAQITYQSLFKLYPKLSGMTGTAKTEEKEFLKMFQMPVIEVPTNLPNIRIDLPIQAFATARGKWEYVRQEVEYMFRLGRPVLVGTTSVENSEYLSHLLKQRKIPHSVLNARPKYAAREAEIVAQAGRKYAITISTNMAGRGTDIILGGNPKMLAKEIIEDSLLSFLTQEGPDFEVDDKALSQKVLSKIKVGSSSLALLAKAALMAKYVGKSEGKNWTYQKAKSIISESVEMSQSMDLEELRRLIDEQSEMYPLGPSIALTYLSVLKDCEVHCFNEGSEVKKLGGLHVIGTSLHESRRIDNQLRGRAGRQGDPGSTRFMVSLQDEMFQKFNFDTEWAVKLISKITDDEDTPIEGDVILKQLLALQINAEKYFFGIRKSLVEFDEVLEVQRKHVYDLRQLILTGDNESCSQHILQYMQAVVDEIVLGNVDPVKHPKHWSLDELLKEFIAIGGKLLHDSFSGITKEALLKSLAEPDKLTIDVNNFYFPDLPKPPNAFRGIRKKSSLLKRWLAICSDDLTKEGRYKANTYLLRKYLGDFLIASYLDVVQGSCHDDIYVKEIERAVLVKTLDYFWRDHLVNMNRLSSAVNVRSFGHRNPLEEYKIDGCRFFISMLSATRRLTVEILLQYWSSPMESQELFSS, from the exons ATGGAAATGCCCGAGTGTCCGGTGTGCTTGCAATCCTATGACAGCGACTACACAATTCCACGCGTACTCGCGTGCGGCCACACTTGCTGCGAGAGCTGCCTGTTGAAGCTTCCACACAGGTTCCCGGAAACCATTCGCTGCCCCGCGTGTACCGTACTGGTTAAGTACCCGCCGCAAGGCCCCTCCTATCTCCCCAAAAACATCGACCTTCTCCGTCTCATCGACTCCGATGCACAAAAACCCCACAACAGCACCAAAAATGTCAACTCTGCCCCACACTTGGACTTCGTCCCCCGTTCGTGGTCCGGTGAGTTCTACTCTTTCTGGAAAAAGTATATTCTTTGTCACGACGctgttttgattgaattgaaatctGGAGAAGATGGTGGTGTCTGTTTCGGTTGTTTAAATCAAAGTCAACGGGTGAGTCTTGTTAAGGTGGGTTCTTTGTTATCGGATGATGATTCTGTGTTTAAATATACTTATGTTGTGAGAGTGATAGAGTGTTTGAGTGCTATGAAAGAAGAGGAGAGAGATGAATTGAGTTTCATTCTTAAAGGTTCTTCAAAAGTGAGTAAGTTATGTCGAATTTTGGGCTTGTGGGGTGATTTGGAAGACGGGTCTTTGTGCTTAGTTTGTGAGAGATTAAATCAGAGTTTGTTGGAATCGTTGGGAGCTGTCATAGATGAAGATGGTATGACCAGTAAGGGATTGTTTGGTTTGGCAATGATGGGTATGGAAATGTGTGAAGCATTGATTGGTTTTAATCAACAAGGGTTGATTTTAGGCTGTTTAGGTTTTTCTTGCTTTAGTTTTGATGATTTTGGGcatgtttttgttgatttgaatgATGTTTTAGTGATAGGAAGGAAGATTGTTAAAAGTGTTGTGAATGTAGGTTGTGGTGGTAGAAGGATAGGAGATAAAGAAATAGGTGCTCTTTGGAGTGATTTATTAGAAAGCAATGTGTTTTTGAGTCCGGAGTTGCTGTTTCAGTTATTGAAGAAAGAGGGAATTGAGGTGGAATTTGGGGAGACTAGACATTTGGTTGGGTATGGCTCAGATGTTTGGTCATTAGCTTGTATTTTGCTTGGACTCCttattggaaaaaaattcaatggagAGCTTGTTAGTTATATACGTTTGGCTAGTGCAAAAGCAGGTGAAGATAATGGTTTGGGGATGTACACAGGTTGGGTGGATAAAGTAAGTTCTTTGTTGGAATCTAAGATTGGTTCAGAACTTGTGTTTTTGCAGCAGTTGTTTTgtcaatgtttgaattttgatcCGGGGAATCGTCCTCTTTTGATTGATATGTATAGGTGCATGAGGGAGCTGATTATTAAATgtgaatttgataaaatgataaaatacaaTGAGACAGTAAATTTGGAGAATGAAGGTCATTGTTTGGTCTTTGGAGATCTGTGTCATTTGCCCAAGGGAAAATTATCAACAGAGGAAAAGGACAGGTCACTGGCAGTGGAGAACTGCGATAGCACTGCTATTGATCGAACTGGAAAGCCAGGAGTTTCCAAAGGTTTAGTTGATGGGCTAAAAGAGGGAAATATAAAGTTTAAAGACATGCAGGGCCATCTTGACTGTGTCACTGGATTAGCTGTTGGAG gAGGTTTCCTGTTTAGCTCCTCATTTGATAAATCAGTCCATGTGTGGTCATTGCAG GACAGTTCTCATGTACATGCATTCAAAGGTCATGAGCATAAAGTCATGGCAGTAGTCTATGTAGATGAAGAACAACCATTGTGCATAAGTGGTGACAGTGGAGGTGGTATATTTGTATGGAGCACTAGTTTCCCTCTTGGGCAAGAACCAATAAAGAAATGGAATGAACCAAATGATTGGCGTTATAGTGGTATTCATGCCTTGGCAATTTCAGGGAAATGTCTATACACTGGCAGTGGAGATAAGACAATTAAAGCGTGGTCATTGCTG GATGGTGTGCTATCATGCACGATGAGCGGTCATAAATCCGTAGTATCCACACTAGCAGTCTCCAGTGGGGTTCTTTATAGTGGGAGTTGGGATGGAACCATTCGATTGTGGAGTCTAAGTGATCATAGTCTTTTGACAGTATTGGAGGAAGTTTGTATGGGGAATGTGTACTCTATCTTGTCTCTTACTGCCAATCAGCATATTCTTGTCGCAGCTCATGAAAATGGATCCATAAAG CTCTGGAGTAATGATGTGTTAATGAAATCCATGCAAACACATAATGGTTCCATCTTGTCCATTTGCATGGAGGGGAAATGGCTGCTTACAGGAGGCTGGGACAGAACTGTCAGTGTGCAG GAACTAATGGTGGATGAGTTTCACGTAGATATCGTACCTATTGGGTCAATACCCTGTGGTTCTGTCATAACAGCTTTGTGTTACTGGCAAGGAAAGATTTTTGTTGGATGTGCTGACAGGACACTTAAG GAGAATTTGGGTCTTTATGGGAAGACTTTGAGTGATTTTATGAGCTTGAACAATTGGGTTGTGAGGGATTATTATCGTCTTGTTAGAGATGTTAACGCGTTCGAGCCATGGATTCAGACTCTCTCAGATGAGCAG TTGACTGCAAAAACTGCCGAGTTTAAGCAAAGGCTGAGACTGGGAGAGACACTGGCAGATATTCAAGCGG AGGCTTTTGCTGTTGTTCGTGAAGCTGCTAGAAGGAAGCTTGGTATGCGCCACTTTGATGTGCAg attatcgGTGGGGCGGTGCTTCATGATGGGTCCATCGCTGAGATGAAAACTGGTGAGGGTAAAACATTGGTGTCTACATTGGCTGCATATCTTAATGCGCTGACTGGCAAGGGTGTCCATG TGGTAACTGTTAATGATTACCTCGCACAGCGTGATGCTGAATGGATGGGTCGAGTTCATCGTTTCCTAGGTCTTTCAGTTGGTCTTATTCAG CGAGGGATGACAGCTAAAGAGAGGAGATCCAATTACCAGTGTGATATAACATACACGAATAATTCT GAACTTGGCTTTGATTATTTACGAGATAATCTTGCTGCAAGCAGCGAAGAACTTGTGATGCGATG GCCAAAGCCATTTCACTTTGCAATAGTTGATGAAGTTGATTCTGTACTCATTGATGAAGGAAGAAATCCATTATTAATAAGTGGTGAG GCTAGTGAAGATGCTGCACGATATCCAGTAGCTGCTAAAGTAGCCGAACTGCTTGTCCGGGACATT CATTACAAGGTGGAGCTTAAGGATAATTCAGTGGAGTTGACCGAGGAAGGAATAGCCCTTACTGAGATGGCACTTGAAACAAATGATCTGTGGAATGAAAATGATCCCTGGGCAAG ATTTGTAATGAATGCACTGAAAGCTAAAGAGTTTTTTCGGCAGGATGTACAGTACATAGTTAGAAATGGGAAGGCTCTGATTATAAATGAG CTTACAGGCAGAGTTGAAGAGACAAGGAGGTGGTCAGATGGAATTCACCAGGCTGTAGAGGCTAAAGAAGGTTTGAAGATTCAg GCCGATTCCGTTGTTGTGGCACAAATCACATATCAATCACTGTTTAAGCTCTACCCAAAGTTGTCCGGGATGACTGGTACCGCAAAAACTGAA GAGAAGGAATTCTTGAAAATGTTTCAGATGCCAGTTATTGAAGTGCCCACAAATCTTCCAAATATTCGTATAGATTTACCCATACAAGCTTTTGCT ACTGCTCGTGGAAAATGGGAATATGTTCGTCAAGAAGTTGAATACATGTTCAGATTAGGACGCCCTGTTTTGGTTGGGACCACTAG TGTTGAAAATTCCGAGTATTTGTCTCATCTGCTGAAGCAACGGAAAATACCACACAGTGTCCTAAATGCGAGACCTAAG TATGCTGCTAGGGAAGCTGAAATTGTTGCCCAAGCAGGGAGAAAATATGCTATTACAATTTCTACAAATATGGCTGGTAGAGGAACTGACATAATACTGGGAGGAAATCCAAAG ATGCTtgcaaaagaaattatagagGATAGCTTGCTTTCATTTCTGACACAAGAGGGTCCTGATTTCGAAGTTGATGACAAGGCACTCTCACAGAAG GTATTGTCAAAGATAAAGGTTGGATCATCATCATTAGCTTTGCTAGCTAAGGCTGCATTGatgg CTAAATATGTTGGTAAAAGTGAGGGTAAGAACTGGACATATCAGAAGGCAAAATCAATTATCTCAGAATCTGTGGAAATGAGTCAGTCAATGGATTTGGAAGAGTTACGGAGGCTTATCGATGAACAGTCTGAAATGTACCCACTTGGCCCTAGCATAGCACTTACTTATCTCTCTGTTCTAAAAGACTGTGAAGTTCACTGTTTCAATGAAGGATCTGAAGTTAAAAAGCTTGGGGGGCTTCATGTTATTGGAACATCTTTGCACGAGTCTCGAAGAATAGATAACCAG CTTCGTGGTAGAGCTGGACGGCAAGGCGATCCTGGATCAACGCGGTTTATGGTGAG CTTGCAAGATGAGAtgtttcaaaagtttaattttgatactgAGTGGGCTGTGAAACTTATTTCAAAGATTACTGATGATGAGGATACACCAATTGAGGGTGATGTAATTTTGAAACAG CTTTTGGCCCTGCAAATCAATGCAGAAAAGTACTTCTTTGGCATAAGAAAGAGCTTGGTTGAGTTTGATGAAGTCTTAGAG GTTCAAAGGAAGCATGTCTATGACCTTAGGCAATTGATTTTGACAGGTGATAATGAGAGTTGTTCCCAACATATCCTCCA GTACATGCAAGCAGTGGTCGACGAAATTGTCCTTGGAAACGTAGATCCAGTGAAG CATCCGAAACACTGGAGTTTGGATGAGCTTTTGAAAGAGTTTATCGCAATTGGAGGAAAGTTATTGCATG ACTCATTTTCAGGGATCACCAAGGAAGCCTTGCTGAAATCTCTTGCAGAGCCGGATAAATTGACCATAGATGTAAACAACTTTTACTTTCCAGATTTGCCAAAGCCTCCAAATGCCTTCAGGGGAATACGTAAGAAGAGTTCTTTGTTGAAACGCTGGCTTGCTATTTGCTCAGATGATTTGACCAA GGAGGGAAGGTACAAGGCAAACACTTATCTTCTCCGCAAGTACCTTGGAGATTTTCTGATAGCTTCATATTTGGATGTTGTTCAAGGATCATgtcatgatgacatatatgtaAAAGAAATTGAG AGGGCAGTTCTTGTCAAGACTCTAGATTATTTCTGGCGAGATCATCTTGTAAACATGAACAGACTTAGCTCAGCG GTAAATGTAAGAAGTTTTGGGCACAGAAATCCTCTTGAAGAGTACAAGATTGATGGGTGTCGATTTTTCATCTCAATGCTCAGTGCAACTAGGAGGCTTACTGTAGAAATACTCTTGCAATATTGGTCATCTCCGATGGAGTCCCAAGAACTATTCTCATCATGA